In Pikeienuella piscinae, the sequence TATATGGCGCGCGTCTCGCTCGCGGCCTCCGGGTTCTACGCCACGCCGAAACTCACCTGGGACCGCCCGGCGGCGAAAGGGCGACCTTTCTACTATTTCGCCTACGGCGCGGCGGTGACGGAGGTTCTTCTCGATACGCTCACCGGCGAGAACCGGATGCTCAGGGTCGATATTCTTCACGATGTCGGCCGTTCTCTGAACCCGGCGATCGATCTCGGCCAGGTCGAGGGGGGCTTCATCCAGGGCGTCGGCTGGCTGACCACGGAGGAGCTGGTCTGGGACCCGAAGGGCCGGCTGGCGACGCACGCGCCATCGACCTACAAGATCCCGACCGCCGGCGACCGGCCCGAGGTGATGAACATGCGGCTCTGGGCGAAGGGCGAGAACCGGGAACTGACGATCCGCCGCTCGAAAGCGGTCGGCGAGCCGCCGCTGATGCTAGGTGTTTCAGCCTTCCTGGCGTTGCAGGAGGCGATGATGGCTTCGGCCGGCGAGTGGCGGCCGCTCGACGCGCCGGCGACGGCGGAGCGGCTGCTCATGGCGCTCGACTGAGCGCCGCATGATCCGGGTGTCGCGCCCGACCCGGCGCGGCTAGACCATCCTCCGCACCAGCGGGAGGAGACTCAAAATGAGCGCCGGAACCAGCATCGCCTTTCACGCGCTCGATCCCGCTATCGTCGCCGCGCTGCGCGCCGGTGGCCCCGACGCCTACGGCGCGCCGGCGGAACGCGCGATTTCCGACGGTTCGGGCAATCCCTGCCGGCTTTGTCTTTCCGATATCCCCAGGGGCGCCGGAATGCTGATCGTAGCGCACCGGCCGTTTCCTGCGCCCCAGCCCTATGCCGAAACCGGGCCGATCTTTCTTTGCGCCGAGTGCGCGCCGCGCCAGCCGAGCGCCGCGCCGCCGCCCGTGGTCGCCACGCGGAAGGAGTTTCTTCTGAAGGGGTACACGGAAGAATACAGGATCCGCTACGGAACCGGCAGAATCACCCCTGTTCCGCAGATTCGCGCCTATTGCCAAGAATTGCTGGCGCGCGGCGATGTCGCCTTCGTCGATATCCGGTCGGCGACAAACAACTGCTTTATCTGCCGGGTGCGGCGGGCCTGAGTGCGCCGCGAATGCCGCGATGTGCGATTGATCCTTGGCGGGGACGCGCGACGCGCGCATGGTCGTGTGATGAAGATGATCCCGATCGCCGCCGCGCTCGCCTTCGCGCTCCCCAACGCGCCCGCGACAGCGGATATTCACGCCGTCGTGGTTGGCGTCGACAAGTATCAACGGCTGAACCCGTTAAACGGGGCGGCGAACGATGCGCGCGATCTCGCTGGCGTCCTGACCGCGCTCGGCGCCGAGGTCGAACTTCTGGTCGATGCCGACGCGACCCGTCGCTCGGTGATCCAGGCGTTTGCGAGACAGGCCGGGCGCGCGGGTCCGGGCGACATGTTCGTCTTTACTTACGCCGGTCACGGGTTGCAGGAGCCGGAAGCGATAGCGGGGGATGAATCTGACGGCATGGACGAGACCATCGTCTTTGCCGGGTTCGGCCGTAACGGCGCGCCGGCGGGTGAGCGGCTTCGCGACAACGAGATCGGCGAACTCCTTACGCTGGTCAGCCCGGAGGCGCGGGCGCTGATCGTGATCGACAGCTGCCACAGCGGCACGATGACCCGCGCCGCCGACCCGCGCGGCGTCGGCCTCGTCACCCGTTTCGGCGGCATCGGCCGGATTAGTGACGATCCGCTGCCGAAACCACCCGACGCGACCAAGGGACTTGATCTCGCAGGCGACAACATCGTCTTCGTCGCCGCCGCGCGCGATGACGAGCAGATCCCCGAGGTGGAGATCGAGGGCCAGATGCGCGGCGCTGTCAGCTGGACCGTGGCGCGCGCATTCGAGGGCGCGGAAGGGTTCGGGGGACCGTCGATGACGCTTGGCGAATTCCGCTCCTATGTCCGGGCGCAAGCGCGCGCGCTCGCCGCCGCGCGCCAGACCCCTTCGGTGAGTTTTCGCGCCGCCTTCCTTCCGGACGACGCGGCGATCGTGCCGCAATCGGCGCGTGCCGGGCCGGCGCCGACGCCGGCGCCGCGCGATGATGGCGGCGACCGTCCGGCGCTCGTCTATGCGCTCGGCGGCGCGGCGACGGGCGATCTCGGCGCTGGCGGCACTTGGGCGACGGAGCGGGCCGGGGCCGATCTGGTCTGGGATGCTCCCGAGGGCGAGTTGATCGACAATCGCGGCGCGGATCTGGTGGCTGAGGCCTGGGACGCCGCCGATATCAGCGCGGCGGTCGAGAAATGGCGGGCGGTTCGCCGCCTGACCAACTGGGCGGCGCGGCGCCACGCCGGATTTCGGATCACGCCGGACGACGGCCGCCACCGGCTGGGCGAGATGGTCGGACTCGAGATTGCGCGCCCGCTGCTGGAGCCGGAATACCTGACTATCGTCAATCTCGCCTCCGACGGACGGGTTCAGTTCGTCTTTCCGGACGACGCGAACCGGGCGCTGGCGGCGGATCTGATCCAGCCAGGCGAAGGCTTCGAGAAACTGGGCGAGGTCGAGGTCACCCATCCGGTCGGGGCCGATCACGTCGTCGCGATTCTCTCGGCGGAGCGGCCGGTCGCGCTGCATGAATGGCTCGAGGGCGGGGGCGGCGAACGGAACGCCGAGGCCTTCGTCACGCTTCTGCGCGCGATGGCGGCGCAGGGCGATCACCGGATCGGGGTGACGCCGATCTTCACCATGCGCTGAGCCTCATTTCGTTCGCATCACAACCGCGCCGCTCCAGTCCGGGCCGGGCGGGTCGGTCGCTGCGGTTGCGGAGAATTCAGCCATCACCGCGGCGACTGGCGCGCCGGGCCAGTCGTCGCGCGCCAGCGCGCGCCATGTCATCCCGGCCTCGTCGAATGCGCCGGCGCGATAGGCGGCGAGCGCGGCGGCGTATTCCTCGTGACCCGCGGCGTCGCCGACCGGCAGAGGGGCGAAGATGCGAACCGGCTCGCGCCTGCCTTTCACCTGGATCGACGCGATCTCCAGCATCTCGAAATCCGCTTCGGCGGCGCGGGCGCAGGTCTCGCCAAGGATGATCGGGGTTTGAAAGACTGATGGGAGGCCCTCCATCCGCGCGGCGATGTTCACTGTGTCGCCGACGGCGGTGTAGTTCATCCGCCGCTCCGATCCGACATTGCCGAGCACCGCGGAGCCGGAATGGAGACCGATCTTGACCGAGAAAGCCGGAAGGCCCCGCGCCCGGTCGTCGAGCGCCGCCTCCGCGACCCGGTCGCGGATCGCGGCGGCGGCCAGAACCGCAGCGCGCTCATATCCGGCCAGCGCGACCGGCGCGTTCCAGATCGCCATGACCGCGTCGCCAATGAACTTGTCGACATAACCGCCGGAGCGCTCGACCTCCGCCGCGATGATCGAGAGATACTTGTTTACGGTGGCGGTGAGCGTCTTGCCGTCGACCTGTTCCGAGAGCGCGGTGAAACCGGAAAGGTCCGCGAACATCACCGCGACCTCACGCGTTTCTCCTTCGAGATCCGGGAGCTTTTCCTGACTCAGCATCCGGTCGATCAACTCCGGCGCCAGATAGCGCGCGAAACTGGCGCGGAGCGCCGCCGCACGCCGGTCGAGCAGGAAAAGCCGCCCGGCCCAGCCGGCGCCGAACCCGACAAGCGCGGCGAGGCCAGGGCGGATCGCAGGGAGAAGAACGCCCGCCTCCTGCGCCGCCGCGGCGCCGGCGAAGCCGACCAGACCGACGCCGAGCGCCGCGGCGGCCGCGCTGCCGGGCCGGGTCAGCATTCCTGCGAGTGCGGCGAGTCCCGCGGCGAGCGCCGCCGCAAGCCCCGCCGCGAGCCCGCCCGCCGGGGCTGGGGCCCAACCCGAAAGCCGCGCATCGACGGCGGCGGCGTGAAGATAGACGCCGGGAAGATCGCCGCGCGGACCGACGATCTCGGGTGGGGTGAGAGCGCAAGGGGCGCCGGCCGCCGATGGCGCGCCGCGATCCATGAATCGGTCGGCGGCGCGAAACCGGTCCTCGCCCGGGAGAGCGCCGCCGACGAAGACGACGCGGCCACCAAAGAACGCATCCAGCGCCGCATCGCCCTTTGCATCGACGCAATCGAGGAGAGCGGAGACGCCCACGGCCGGAAAATCCGACAGCGGCCCGGGCGGGGTGATCGGGATCTCCTCACCCGCCGCGCGCCCGGTGAGCGCGCCGGTGAGCGTCGGCGCGGTCGCGCCGTCGGCGGTGGTGAAAGCATCGCGGACCCGGCGGACGACGCCGTCCGGATCGGTGTCGATATCGACGTGGGCGACGCCTTTCGGCCCGGCCATCAGCGCGAAGCGCCGGGCCGGCGTCAGTGCGCCGCTTCGGCCGATCACCAGCCGCCCCGCCCGGCCTTCGGCGCGCAGGAGTCGGAGAAAACCGTCGTCATGGCGCGCTAGCGGCGCTTCCTCGCCCAACCGGAACGCGGCGGAATCGAAGGCGAGGATGAAATCGAACCCGACCCCGAGGGCGCCGTGGGCGAGCGCGGTTTTCGCGACGGCGCTCCAGATCGGCGACATCAGCGCGCGGGGCATGGCGGAGAGTCGGTCGCTCATCACGCTTCGCTCGTCGAGAAGGACCAGCGCGACCTGCGCGTCGCTTAGCCCTGTCGGCTGAAAGAGCGCCTGCCGCGTCGCCGCCGCGGCGTCGTTCGCCGCACCGTCGAGCGCGGTGAACGGCAGGTAGGCGCCAAGGGCGCCGCCGAGGGCCATCGCCGCAAGCATGACGGCGACGACCGGGCGCGCGCGCACCGGGCGCGCCCTATGGCTGGATGATGGTGACGCCGGCGCCGGTGGCGACGGCGGCGGGCGCAGTGCGGTCGCCACCGGCGCCGGGGATCGCGATTTCGTAATCGACGCCGGATTCGAGCGGATCGAGATTCGCCGGCCAGCGCGCCATGCCTGCGACCACGTCGAGCGTGGCGACGATACCCCCGGCGCGCATGATCTCGACTTCCGCGACACCCTCGCCGAGGACGACGAAAACCGGGCGGGCGTTGATCATCGTCCGCGTCTCATCGCCCCTGAGGACGACCGAGGCGGAAGCGTCGGCGCTTTCCGCGAAGGCGACTTTGCGCGGGCATTCGATCTCGGTCTCGCCGACGAGCACGCCGTCGCCCGATGCCGCCAGCGCGCCGATCTCCACCACGCCGCCGCGGAAATGGCTCTCCGCGCAACTCGCGTAATGGATCACGATCAGTTCGGCGTCGGGTCCGAGCTCGAACCGGGCGCCGGTTTCGGCCTCGGTGAGTGGGTCTGCGGGCGGGCTGATGGCGCCCATGCTGTCGACAATGAGCGCCGTCGCTTCGGCCGCCGCGGCGCCCGCGGGCGCCGCGAACATCACGAGGAGAGTCAGGGTCAGTTCCGTCAGGCGCTTCATGTCTTTCCCCCTGTCCTTGCACGAATATAGATCGTCGTCACATTGATGACGAGCACGTAATCGGGCGCCAACCCCCGACCAAGTGACCCAGATCACGCCGGATTCACTGAATCCACGGCATTTTCACGGATCGCGGCAAAATCACTGTTCGTGATTTGCTGTTGCGCACACTCATAATCGGTTATCCTGATTAGATATGTCCAGATCATCAGTTGATCCGCCGAATTCAGAAGGAGTGTTCGCCATGACTTTTCGTAGACGACCCACCCGACTGCTGGTCGGCGCCGCCGCCGCAGCTCTCGCCATCTCTCTCGCCGGCTGCGCGCCGCCTCAACAGGTGGCCGCGCCTCAGCAGACCGCCGCCGTCCAGACCGCCGCCGTCCAGCCCGCCGCCGATCTGCCGCTCGCGCGGATCGAAGTGCGGGAGGCGCAGACGCTGCTCGGCCGCCTCGGCTATGGCCCATCGGTCGCAGACGGGATCGTCGGGCCGAGTTCACGTTCCGCCGCGGCCGCCTATCGCGCCGATATGGGCGCAACGGCGAGCGGGGATTTCAACCGCGACCTTCTGATCATGCTCCGTCAGTCGGCGAAGGCGAGCGGCGTCGCGACCGTCGCCGCGCCGCCGCCGGTCGCGCAGGGGAGCGTCACGCCGGCGGCGGCGTCCGCGCCGACCCCGGTTGCGGCCGCCTCGACCTCACCGGCGCCCACGCAAACCTCTTCGAGTTCCTCGTCGAGATTCGCGCGCTTGGGTGACGGTAGCGGCGGCGGCGGCGGCGGCGGTGGCGGCGGCGGTGGCGGTGGCGGCGGCGGCGGCGGTGGTGGTGGCGGCTGGTGATTCGGCCAGCGCCGCGCCCGAACGATCAAGGGAGATCGAACCCATGCCGAGGCCCCGTCAGAATCTGAAAGGCGCATTTGTCATCGCCGCGGTCGCCGCCATGGCCGCGGCGGCGAACACGGCGGAGGCGCAGGTGATCCGCGCGAGCGTTACGAAGGAGTTGACGCGCGGTCTCGCCGGTCTCGACATGACCCACAAGTCCGATCACGCAGTGCGCCGCTACGCCATTGTGATCGGCAATCAGGACTACGCGAATGTCGAGGACCTGACCAACGCCGTAAGCGATGCGAAGATCGTCGCCAGCTTTCTGCGTGACAACGACTTCATCGTCTTCGACGAATACGATGTGGACAAGCGGCGCTTCGAGCGGCTGCTGCGTCGCGTGCTCCTTGAACTCGACGAAAACTCCGAGGTGCTGTTCTATTTCGCGGGGCACGGCATCCAGATCGGCCGACGGAATTACCTCCTGCCGACAGATGTGACGCTGGCGGTTGCGCATGACGTGCCGTTCGAGACGGTGACGCTGGATCAGATCCTTGCGCTTCTCGCTTCGCGTTCGCGGCTGCAACTGGTGATCCTCGACAGTTGTCGCGACAATCCGTTCGCGAACCTGAGGCTGTCGACCGGGCTCGACGCCGCGCTTTTCGAGACCGGCGCCGGCTTTGCGACGATGTCCGCCCCGATCAACACTCTACTCTCGTTCTCGACCTCGCCCGGCGCTCTGGCGGTGGATGGCGAGGCGGGCGGCAACAGCCCGTTCACCGCCGCGCTCGTCGACCGTGCGCGCGAGAGCCCGACGGAAAGCATCACCCGCATCCTCGAAGACGTGCGCCGCCGCGTCTATGAAGCGACGGGTGGACGGCAAGTGCCCTGGGAAAGCTCGACGCTGGTCGAGCCCTTCGTTTTTCGCGTGGCGGCCGCCCCCGAAGAAAAGATCGTCGTCGCGGAGGCGCCGGTTCCGGCCGCGCCGCCGACCGAACTGTCGCTCACTGCGCCGCTCGACCGCGAAGTTAGTATCGGGCGCCTGATATCCGAAGCCTTCACGCCGCCGCCCGGCGCGGTGATCCGGGTCTCCGAGCCGCCGCGCGCCGGCGCGCTGGTGTTCGCGTCGGCTGATTCCGACGCCTTGGCCAGCACGAGCACGGGCGATGATCTTTCGACCCTTTCCTATGACGTCACGCTCGACGAACGGAACGCCGCCATTGGCGGCGCCGGCGCCTTCGACAGCAGCGACACGTTCGAAATCTCCGTCGCGTCCCAGGGCGCCGTCACCCCGATTCGCGTCACTCTGAAGACCGAGGCCGACTCCTGTGACGAGGAGGCCGGAGACTGGCTCGATCCGGGCGGCGTCGGCCTCGCGCGGTATCCGAACGAGATCGAGCCCGAGGCTGCGCTCGCGGCCTGCGAGGCGGCTGTGGAGCGGGCGCCCGAGACTGGGCGCTTCCACTATCATCTGGGGCGGGCGCTGCTGGCGCTCCGCCGCTATGACGAGGCCGGGGCGGCGTTCGAGGCGGCGCGCGAACTCGGCCACGTCCGGGCCTGGTACGCGCTCGGTCAGCTTAAGGCCTCGGCCGAGATCGCCACCGGCGGTGGCGCCGATATCCGCAATTCGGACGATGTGCTCGCCTATTACGCCGCCGGTGTGGAGCAGGGAGACGCCTACGCGATGCACGCGCTCGGTAAGCAGTTGCTGAGATACGGAAAGGACGAAGCCGAGCGTGAGGAGGGGTTCGATCTCCTCGGCCGGGCGATCGAGATCGGGCATACCTTCGCGATGAACGAGCTGGGCTATTATTTCCTCGATCGTGAGAGCGATCACTACCAGCCGGAGCGCGCGATGGGGTATCTGCGCGCCTCCGCGGCGCGGGACGATATCTACGGCTACAACAATCTCGGGCTGGTCAGCGCCAACGGGCTCGACGGCGCGGAGCCGGATTTCGACGCGGCCTATGAATGGTATCTGAAGGCGGCGGAGGGCGGACACCCAAACGCCCCGGTCAATGTCGGCCGGATGTTTTTTCGCGGAGAAATCGGCGATGGGCCGAACCTGACCGAGGCGATTCGCTGGTATGACGTGGGGCTGGAGCGTGGAGACGGCTGGGGCGGCGCCAACGCGGCCTGGATCATCCTCAATCGTGATGTCGCGGGTTTCGACGCAGTCGACGCCGCGATCCGGGCCGCCAAGGCGGCGGCGCTGAGAGATGAAGGCGCGGCGTCGGAGGCGAAATTGCTCCTGGACACACTCGGCAAGCGTGAGCTGACGATGGCGGCGCAACGGATGCTCAACGATCTCGGCGCCGGGCTGGAGGCGGACGGACTTTATGGCGCACAGACCCGTGACGCTATCGTCGGGTTGGCCGGTGTGGCCGGCGCGGAGTCCGATCTGGCGACGCCGGCGTCGCGACTCATGACCGTGGCGCGGCTCTACTGGCTGTCGAATCCGTTCCGCGTCGACCTCTATTGACCGCCGATAACGCCGATCTTTCAGGAGCCGAAGGTGCGGTGGCGCTCCTTCCTTTGACATTGACCGGCTTCGGTCATCCTTGATGACTCGCGCCGCAAACCCGATCCGGCGGTGAAGACAGCAGATGCGATCCGGCGCGGGGTCCGAAATGAAGAAGGGCAGCGTCGCCGCGGCGCTTTCGCAGTCCGATGCCGCGTCGCTCAGGCGGCGCGACGGCGCCGGCTCACGAAGCCGAGGCCGGCAAGCCCGGTGAGGAGCAGCGGCAGCGCGGCCGGCAAGGGCACGACCGCGGCGTCGGCGACCCGGAAGAACGCCTGACCCGACACCGGCGTTTCGCTGTCGTAGAATCCGTGCCGATAGGAGCCGGCCGCGAACCCGGAAAGGGCGGCGACGAGCTCGCTGTCAGTGCGAGGTCGGCGTTGCCGCCGGTATTGCCAAGCGCGGTGATGAAGGTGCAGTTCCCGGCGACGGGCGCGGCCGCATCAGGCGGATCGCCGTCATCCACGCAGCCGGTCGCGGCGCCGTTGGTGAAGCGTTGGACCGCTGAGCCGCTCACGCCGTCGAGAAGATCGAACGTGAAGCCGGATACGTTGGAGCCCGACGGATTCGGGTTGTAGTCGGTGAAGAACAGGTCGAACGCCGCATCCGCTGTGAAGTCGATATGACTGGTGAACGGCGTGCTCGCCAATAGCTCCGCCCGATCCTCATCTTCAGCCCACGACATTTTTACAGCATCAGCCGACGCAGTTTCGGCCAGGAACATGCATGATCAGGTGGTGCTCGAGGCGATAATTCACCCGGTAGGGCGCAAGGATCAGGCGTTTCAGCCCGTTCGCTTCGTCTTACTTCCGATGAAACCGCGCCTCGCGTTTCTCGACGAAAGCGGTCGCGCCTTCGATTCCCTCGGAGCCGGCGAGCGCATTGGCGATGCCGTCGGCCTCCATCTCCAGCTGCGCTTCGAACGCGGCTTCCTCGGCGGCGCCGATCATCCGTTTGATTCCCGTCATCGCGTCGGGCGGGCCCGCCGCCAGTTCGCCCGCCCAGATCAGCGCTTCCGCCAGCGGGTCGTCGGCGAGCCGGTTGACCATGCCGAGCTGATGCAGTCGCGCCGCTGCGACGCGTCCGCCGGTCAGCGCCATCTCGGTGGCGAACTGGCGCGGAAGAGCGCGGGCGAAGGACCAGGTCGCGCCCCCATCCGGCGTGATGCCAATCTTCACATAGGCCAGCATGAAGTACGCGTCCTTGCTTGCGACGATCAGGTCGCAGGCGGCGGCGAGCGAGGCCCCGGCGCCGACCGCGCCGCCCTCGACCGCGGCGATCACCGGGCGCGGACAGGCGCGGATTGCGCGGATCATCTCATGCAGGCGGTCGACGCCATGACGCCGGGCCGCATATGGCTCCTTGTGTGCGACGGCGAGCCGGCGAACATCGCCGCCGGCGCAGAAGAACCCGCCAGCACCGGAAATCACCACGGCGCCGACATCGTCCGACGACGCGCTCTCGATGGCGGGGATCATGCCGTCGTAGAAATCCAGCCCGAAAGCGTTGCGCTGCTCAGGCGCGTTGTTGACGATATGAAGGACGCGACCTTCGCGATGGGTGGGAACCCGGCTCACGCCGCCTCCAGCGCCATGAACCGGGCGAGATGGAAGTCCTCGTCGCCGAGTTGATGGTCGATCATCACCAGGCGTTTGGCGAAATGCGGCGCGGCGTATTCCCAGGTCATGGCGATGCCGCCGTGGAGCTGGATGGTTTCCTCCGAAATCAGCCGTCCGACCCGTCCGACCAAGTTCTTCGCCGCCGAAAGCGCGCGCTCACGCTCCACGCGCGGCGCCTCCAACAACCCTGCGGCGAGGATGGTGAGCGAACGCGCCTGCTCGATCGCGACGACCATTTCAACCATCCGGTGCTGGAGGGCCTGGAACTTGCCGAGCGGGGCGCCGAACTGCTTGCGCGTCTTGAGATAGTCCAGCGTCAGGTCCTTGCAGACCTCCATCGCGCCGAGGGATTCGGCGCAGAGCGCGAGAACGCCGCGTCCGAGCGTTCGCTCCAGCGCCTCGTAACCGCCCCCGGGATCGCCGAGCGCCTCGGCGGGGGTGTTCTTGAAGGTGAACTCGGCGGCATGGCCGCCATCGACGGTCGCGAAGGTGCGCATCGTCACGCCCGCATCCTTCGGATTCACCAGATAGAGCCCGATCCCGGCTTCGTCCGCCTCGTCCCCCGCACATCGGGCGGAGACGATCAGCCGGTCGGCCGTGTCGCCGTTGATGACCACGGATTTTCGGCCGGTGATCTTGCCGCCCTTCGCCTTGCAGGCGATGCGGCTCATCTCGTAGCGGCTCTCGGGTTCGGTATGGGCGAGGGCGAGGTGAAGGCCGCCGGCGATCACGTCCTCCAGCATCTCGTCCTTGCCGGCTCCAATCAGCGGCGTCGCGCCGAGAACGCCGGTGGCGAGGAAGGGCTCGACGACAAGACCGGCGCCGAGCGCCTCGAATACCACCATGATGTCTTCGCCGGCGCCGCCGAAACCGCCCGCCTCCTCTGGCAGCAGCGCGCCAATCGCGCCCAGTTCGGCGAAGCGCGCCCACATCTCGGGGTCGAACCCGCCCTCCATCGCGGCGGCCTTGTGGCGGGTTTCGATGTCGTATTGCTCACGCACGAAACGGCCGAGCGTGTCGGTCAGCATCTGGCGTTCTTCGGAAAGCGCGAAATCCATGGTTAAAGCCCGAGCCCCATTTTCGAGATGATGTTCTTCTGGATCTCGTTCGAGCCGCCGTAGATCGAGACCTTGCGCATGTTGAAATATTTCGAAGCCTGCCCCATCGCGCCTTCCGGCCCGACCGGCTCCTCGTTCCAGCCCTCGTCGAAGCTTTCCGGAACGAAAGGCATGGCGTGCGGCCCGAAGGCGCGACGCATGAGATCGGTCAGCTCCTGCCTCACCTCAGTGCCGCGGATCTTCAACATGGAACTCTCGACACCACCCGCAGCGCCGCCTTCCGCCGCCGCGACGGTGCGAAGGTTGAAGATGTCCATCGCCAGCATATCGATCTCGACCTTGCCCATGCGGGCGGCGAAATACGGGTCTTCCCGAAGCGGTTTGCCGTTCGATTTCATCCGCTTCGCCGCGTCTTTCAGATGCTCCATCGCCTGGCGCGAATAGGCGGCGCCGGCGATCCCGGTCCGCTCATAGGTCAGAAGATATTTTGCGAGCGTCCAGCCCTTGTTCTCTTCGCCGACGAGGTTTTCGGCCGGCACCTTCACATTGGTGAGGAAAACCTCGTTCACCTCATGCTCGCCGTCGAGCGTGATGATCGGGCGTACTTCGACGCCGGGCGTGTCCATCGGAATCAGGAGGAAGGAGATTCCCTCCTGCTGTTTGCCGCCCTTCTGCGTGCGCACCAGACAGAAGATATGATCGGCGATATGGCCGAGCGTGGTCCAGGTCTTCTGACCGTTCACGACGTAATGGTCGCCCTCCCGCACCGCCTCGGTCTTGAGCGACGCGAGGTCGGAGCCGGAGCCGGGTTCGGAGTAGCCCTGGCACCACCAATGCTCGGAAGTGAGGATCTTCGGCAGATATGTCTTCTTCTGCTCCTCGGTCCCGAACTTGATTAGGACAGGCGCGAGCATGTTGACCCCGAAAGGGATGATGCGCGGCGCGTTGGCGAAGACGATCTCCTCATGGAAGATGTGCGCCTGCACTGGCGTCCACCCCGTTCCGCCATATTCCGCCGGCCAGTGCCAGGCGAGCCAGCCCTTTTTGTTCAGAAGGTCGTGCCACTCGACGAGATCGGCTTTCGCGAGGCGCTTGCCGCCCGCGACCTTGCCGGCGAGCCGGGGGGAGAGGTTTTCTTCGAGATAGCTCCGCACTTCGTCGCGAAAGGCGTTCTCTTCGGGCGTGTAGTTCAGATCCATCTCGTCCTCCTGATCCGGCGCCGTTCCGGCCGGGGGCCGGAACGGATCGGTTGCCGGGTTACGCGACCTCGAAAAGTCCCGCCGCGCCCATGCCGCCGCCGCAACACATGGTCGAGACGATATACTTGGCGCCGCGGCGTTTTCCCTCGATCAGCGCATGGCCGACCATACGCGCGCCCGACATGCCATATGGATGCCCGATCGAAATCGCGCCGCCGTCGACATTGAGCTTGTCGTTGTCGATGCCGAGGAAATCGCGGCAATAGAGCACCTGCACGGCGAAGGCTTCGTTCAGCTCCCAGAGGTCGATGTCGTCCATCTTCAAGCCATTGAGTTTCAGAAGCTTGGGCACCGCGTAGATCGGGCCGATGCCCATCTCGTCCGGCTCGCAGCCGACCGCGACCACGCCACGGAATATGCCCAGCGGTGAAAGCCCGCGCCGCTCGGCCTCCTTCGCCTCCATCACCACCGCGGCCGAAGCGCCGTCGGAAAGCTGCGAGGCGTTGCCGGCGGTAATGTGTTTACCTTCCTTGATGACCATGCCGTCCTTGAAGACGGGCTTCAGGCCGTTCAACCCTTCGAGCGTGGTGGAGGGGCGGTTGCCCTCGTCCTTCTCCAGCGTCACCTCGCGGTCGAGAATTTCGCCTGTCTCCTTGTTCTGGAACTTCATCACCGTGGTCATCGGGGCGATCTCGTGGTCGAACCGACCAGCCTCTTGCGCCGCCGCGGTGCGCATCTGGCTCTGATACGCGTATTCGTCCTGCGCTGCGCGGCTGATCCCGTAACGCTCGCCGACCGTCTCGGCCGTCTCCAGCATCGACATGTAGAGCGCCGGAAGCCGCTGCATCA encodes:
- a CDS encoding DUF1203 domain-containing protein is translated as MSAGTSIAFHALDPAIVAALRAGGPDAYGAPAERAISDGSGNPCRLCLSDIPRGAGMLIVAHRPFPAPQPYAETGPIFLCAECAPRQPSAAPPPVVATRKEFLLKGYTEEYRIRYGTGRITPVPQIRAYCQELLARGDVAFVDIRSATNNCFICRVRRA
- a CDS encoding caspase family protein, which encodes MTVAAAAAAAVAAAVAVAAAAAVVVAAGDSASAAPERSREIEPMPRPRQNLKGAFVIAAVAAMAAAANTAEAQVIRASVTKELTRGLAGLDMTHKSDHAVRRYAIVIGNQDYANVEDLTNAVSDAKIVASFLRDNDFIVFDEYDVDKRRFERLLRRVLLELDENSEVLFYFAGHGIQIGRRNYLLPTDVTLAVAHDVPFETVTLDQILALLASRSRLQLVILDSCRDNPFANLRLSTGLDAALFETGAGFATMSAPINTLLSFSTSPGALAVDGEAGGNSPFTAALVDRARESPTESITRILEDVRRRVYEATGGRQVPWESSTLVEPFVFRVAAAPEEKIVVAEAPVPAAPPTELSLTAPLDREVSIGRLISEAFTPPPGAVIRVSEPPRAGALVFASADSDALASTSTGDDLSTLSYDVTLDERNAAIGGAGAFDSSDTFEISVASQGAVTPIRVTLKTEADSCDEEAGDWLDPGGVGLARYPNEIEPEAALAACEAAVERAPETGRFHYHLGRALLALRRYDEAGAAFEAARELGHVRAWYALGQLKASAEIATGGGADIRNSDDVLAYYAAGVEQGDAYAMHALGKQLLRYGKDEAEREEGFDLLGRAIEIGHTFAMNELGYYFLDRESDHYQPERAMGYLRASAARDDIYGYNNLGLVSANGLDGAEPDFDAAYEWYLKAAEGGHPNAPVNVGRMFFRGEIGDGPNLTEAIRWYDVGLERGDGWGGANAAWIILNRDVAGFDAVDAAIRAAKAAALRDEGAASEAKLLLDTLGKRELTMAAQRMLNDLGAGLEADGLYGAQTRDAIVGLAGVAGAESDLATPASRLMTVARLYWLSNPFRVDLY
- a CDS encoding adenylate/guanylate cyclase domain-containing protein — encoded protein: MRARPVVAVMLAAMALGGALGAYLPFTALDGAANDAAAATRQALFQPTGLSDAQVALVLLDERSVMSDRLSAMPRALMSPIWSAVAKTALAHGALGVGFDFILAFDSAAFRLGEEAPLARHDDGFLRLLRAEGRAGRLVIGRSGALTPARRFALMAGPKGVAHVDIDTDPDGVVRRVRDAFTTADGATAPTLTGALTGRAAGEEIPITPPGPLSDFPAVGVSALLDCVDAKGDAALDAFFGGRVVFVGGALPGEDRFRAADRFMDRGAPSAAGAPCALTPPEIVGPRGDLPGVYLHAAAVDARLSGWAPAPAGGLAAGLAAALAAGLAALAGMLTRPGSAAAAALGVGLVGFAGAAAAQEAGVLLPAIRPGLAALVGFGAGWAGRLFLLDRRAAALRASFARYLAPELIDRMLSQEKLPDLEGETREVAVMFADLSGFTALSEQVDGKTLTATVNKYLSIIAAEVERSGGYVDKFIGDAVMAIWNAPVALAGYERAAVLAAAAIRDRVAEAALDDRARGLPAFSVKIGLHSGSAVLGNVGSERRMNYTAVGDTVNIAARMEGLPSVFQTPIILGETCARAAEADFEMLEIASIQVKGRREPVRIFAPLPVGDAAGHEEYAAALAAYRAGAFDEAGMTWRALARDDWPGAPVAAVMAEFSATAATDPPGPDWSGAVVMRTK
- a CDS encoding peptidoglycan-binding protein, which encodes MTFRRRPTRLLVGAAAAALAISLAGCAPPQQVAAPQQTAAVQTAAVQPAADLPLARIEVREAQTLLGRLGYGPSVADGIVGPSSRSAAAAYRADMGATASGDFNRDLLIMLRQSAKASGVATVAAPPPVAQGSVTPAAASAPTPVAAASTSPAPTQTSSSSSSRFARLGDGSGGGGGGGGGGGGGGGGGGGGGGGW
- a CDS encoding caspase family protein — translated: MKMIPIAAALAFALPNAPATADIHAVVVGVDKYQRLNPLNGAANDARDLAGVLTALGAEVELLVDADATRRSVIQAFARQAGRAGPGDMFVFTYAGHGLQEPEAIAGDESDGMDETIVFAGFGRNGAPAGERLRDNEIGELLTLVSPEARALIVIDSCHSGTMTRAADPRGVGLVTRFGGIGRISDDPLPKPPDATKGLDLAGDNIVFVAAARDDEQIPEVEIEGQMRGAVSWTVARAFEGAEGFGGPSMTLGEFRSYVRAQARALAAARQTPSVSFRAAFLPDDAAIVPQSARAGPAPTPAPRDDGGDRPALVYALGGAATGDLGAGGTWATERAGADLVWDAPEGELIDNRGADLVAEAWDAADISAAVEKWRAVRRLTNWAARRHAGFRITPDDGRHRLGEMVGLEIARPLLEPEYLTIVNLASDGRVQFVFPDDANRALAADLIQPGEGFEKLGEVEVTHPVGADHVVAILSAERPVALHEWLEGGGGERNAEAFVTLLRAMAAQGDHRIGVTPIFTMR